The proteins below come from a single Nocardioides eburneiflavus genomic window:
- a CDS encoding pirin family protein, giving the protein MTAQIDVLTSREVPLGGPRAMRVRRTLPQRHRSLIGAWCFVDHYGPDEVEHTGGMVVAPHPHTGLQTASWLFEGEIEHRDSAGNRAVVRPGELNLMTSGRGISHSEVSTEGTSVLHGAQLWIALPDGTRDTDPGFEHFAPQAVRGPGWEARVFLGSLLGAESPVATHTPLLGAEVMLATGKALEIEVDESFEHGVLLDVGVVDVDGTELKPSDLAYSAPGARTLTVTAHEEARLLVLGGPPFGEPIVMWWNFIGRTHEEIVGFREEWQEQIRGGRQVDGRFGVVDIDMDSIPAPEMPNVRLKLRH; this is encoded by the coding sequence ATGACCGCGCAGATCGACGTGCTCACCTCGCGCGAGGTCCCGCTGGGGGGTCCCCGGGCCATGCGCGTACGCCGCACGCTCCCGCAACGCCACCGCTCGCTCATCGGCGCGTGGTGCTTCGTCGACCACTACGGCCCCGACGAGGTCGAGCACACCGGCGGCATGGTGGTCGCGCCGCACCCGCACACCGGGCTGCAGACCGCCAGCTGGCTCTTCGAGGGCGAGATCGAGCACCGTGACTCCGCCGGCAATCGTGCCGTCGTGCGGCCCGGCGAGCTCAACCTGATGACCTCCGGGCGCGGCATCTCCCACAGCGAGGTCTCGACCGAGGGCACGTCCGTCCTCCACGGCGCCCAGCTCTGGATCGCGCTGCCCGACGGCACCCGCGACACTGACCCCGGCTTCGAGCACTTCGCCCCGCAGGCCGTCCGCGGTCCCGGGTGGGAGGCCCGGGTGTTCCTCGGCTCTCTCCTGGGCGCCGAGTCGCCGGTGGCCACCCACACCCCGCTGCTGGGTGCGGAGGTGATGCTCGCGACCGGCAAGGCCCTCGAGATCGAGGTGGACGAGTCGTTCGAGCACGGCGTGCTGCTCGACGTCGGCGTGGTCGACGTCGACGGCACCGAGCTCAAGCCCAGCGACCTCGCCTACTCCGCCCCGGGCGCTCGTACGCTCACCGTCACCGCCCACGAGGAGGCCCGGCTGCTGGTGCTCGGCGGGCCGCCCTTCGGCGAGCCGATCGTGATGTGGTGGAACTTCATCGGCCGCACCCACGAGGAGATCGTCGGCTTCCGCGAGGAGTGGCAGGAGCAGATCCGTGGCGGCCGGCAGGTCGACGGGCGGTTCGGGGTGGTCGACATCGACATGGACTCGATCCCCGCCCCCGAGATGCCCAACGTCCGGCTCAAGCTCCGGCACTGA